In Sphingobacterium sp. lm-10, one DNA window encodes the following:
- a CDS encoding YetF domain-containing protein, which translates to MQNHLLNATEMMAFFEKVFLHNLDFSYAFEIVFRTTIMFAIIITFLRLTGKKGIRQLSIYEVAIIIALGSAAGDPMIVEDMAIVPSLIAFVSTLLLYRLITYISARHTKVESLIEGQPLYVIEDGMFSLEAKKAHTLGEDEFFAEMREANVSHIGQIKTAILETNGKLSIFYFEDKLVKYGLPILPREYKNRTDEIEIEGHYACTNCGAIEYLTNNSVCKRCNNTYWLRASNDRRIT; encoded by the coding sequence ATGCAAAATCATTTATTGAACGCGACAGAAATGATGGCTTTTTTCGAGAAAGTCTTTTTGCACAATTTAGACTTTAGCTACGCATTTGAGATCGTATTTAGAACGACGATCATGTTTGCTATCATCATTACATTCTTAAGATTAACGGGCAAAAAGGGTATTCGCCAATTAAGTATTTACGAAGTAGCTATTATCATCGCCTTGGGATCTGCAGCAGGCGACCCTATGATTGTTGAAGATATGGCGATTGTACCTTCCTTGATAGCATTTGTGTCTACCTTATTACTGTACCGACTAATTACCTATATTTCTGCTCGTCATACAAAAGTGGAATCCTTAATTGAGGGCCAGCCTCTTTACGTTATTGAAGATGGTATGTTCAGTCTGGAAGCGAAAAAAGCACATACGCTGGGCGAAGACGAATTTTTTGCAGAAATGAGGGAAGCTAATGTTTCTCATATAGGCCAGATCAAAACGGCGATACTCGAAACAAATGGAAAGCTTAGTATTTTTTATTTCGAAGATAAGTTGGTCAAATATGGTCTTCCCATCTTGCCGAGGGAGTACAAAAATAGAACAGACGAAATAGAAATTGAAGGGCACTATGCCTGTACAAACTGTGGCGCAATCGAATATTTAACGAATAATAGTGTTTGTAAGCGATGCAATAATACTTACTGGCTACGTGCATCAAACGATAGGAGAATAACCTGA
- a CDS encoding (2Fe-2S)-binding protein, whose protein sequence is MENVFKILVNGKDCQIKADPETPMLYILRNNLTLNGPKFGCGLVQCGACMMLIDGVAVPSCTYPLQNVGQSEVTTLEGLSQEGEQLHPVQQSFFEEQAAQCGYCTNGLIMASVALLRRKSNPSETEIRAELQRNICRCGIHARAIRAVKKLADR, encoded by the coding sequence ATGGAAAATGTGTTTAAAATTCTTGTCAATGGTAAGGATTGTCAGATAAAGGCAGATCCAGAAACACCGATGTTGTACATTTTACGAAATAATCTCACCCTCAACGGGCCGAAATTTGGTTGCGGATTAGTACAATGTGGCGCCTGTATGATGCTTATTGATGGGGTTGCAGTACCATCCTGTACGTATCCGCTTCAAAATGTGGGGCAATCTGAAGTCACTACGCTTGAAGGTTTGAGCCAAGAAGGCGAACAACTTCATCCAGTACAGCAATCTTTTTTTGAGGAGCAGGCAGCGCAATGTGGCTATTGTACCAATGGGCTAATCATGGCCTCTGTAGCTTTACTACGTCGCAAATCAAATCCCTCCGAAACAGAAATTAGAGCCGAACTTCAACGAAATATCTGTCGTTGCGGTATACATGCCAGAGCCATTCGTGCCGTTAAAAAGCTTGCAGATCGCTAG
- a CDS encoding molybdopterin cofactor-binding domain-containing protein, translating into MEKNQQSRRAFIQSLGVLAIGFSMSGTACSRSEKQQADPSAPEIRTRELDMEEIDSWLVIREDGRVTIMTGKMELGQGITTAIAQVAAEELNMNMSLIDVHLAETGYTPDEGYTAGSRSIETSAMSVRRAAASAREYLLEMASQELSTPKIALTLEDGKISGQGKSTAIYTLLNGKYFETKISSDAPLYANSERKIVGRSVARMDIKSMVTGKSHFIHDLRFPDMVHARIVRPPAQAAKLTSVATQAISKLPGLAKFIRIGSLVAVIAEDEYQTIKLAKAVSHHLTWDYQKALPANRSLMQHIRSLPTDSKIDEKSEAWSDSTIANSPVRHRAAYFKPYIMHAANGPSCGIARYEDGKLWVWTHSQGVYPLRGALVDLLGLAEEHIHVKGVPGSGCYGHNGADDVAAEAALLAMEFPGRHVRLQWMREEENAWEPYGTAMVLEVEAGLDSQGRIKGWKYDLWSDDHGVRPGGDADNLMPAWYIEKGHGEAKSGFRGGATRNSEPYYTIPQLHLQSHIFRGPLRRSSLRGLGAYANVFAIESFMDELAEKANIDPIDFRIRHLNDERAIACLKQLANQIRSIKKQNQQGIGIGFARYKNQAAYCAVAAHVRVDQQTNKVEVIKLWAVVDAGEVINPDGLKNQIEGGMVQSISWGLMEEVNFDDTQVTNLNWDSYPILRFQEAPAIHIDVIDHPHEVPLGAGEAAQGPATAALVNAVYQATGIRVRQLPVIKALKHSALGLKLAEL; encoded by the coding sequence ATGGAAAAAAATCAACAAAGTAGACGTGCATTTATTCAATCTTTAGGCGTATTGGCCATTGGTTTTTCCATGTCGGGCACGGCATGTTCTAGATCCGAGAAACAGCAAGCAGATCCATCTGCACCCGAAATACGAACAAGGGAACTGGATATGGAAGAAATTGATTCCTGGTTAGTCATTCGAGAGGATGGTCGTGTAACCATTATGACCGGAAAAATGGAGTTGGGGCAAGGAATAACGACCGCGATTGCCCAAGTTGCTGCCGAGGAATTGAATATGAATATGTCGCTTATTGATGTTCATTTGGCAGAAACAGGTTATACGCCAGACGAAGGGTACACCGCAGGAAGCAGATCCATTGAGACCAGCGCGATGTCGGTTCGCAGGGCGGCTGCATCGGCTCGCGAATACTTGCTTGAAATGGCATCTCAGGAACTATCAACTCCAAAAATAGCTTTAACGCTTGAAGATGGGAAGATTAGTGGACAAGGGAAATCTACTGCGATTTATACCTTATTAAATGGAAAATATTTCGAAACTAAGATTTCTTCGGATGCACCTTTATACGCTAATTCTGAACGAAAGATTGTAGGCCGGTCTGTCGCGCGTATGGATATCAAATCTATGGTTACCGGCAAATCGCATTTTATACATGATCTTCGTTTCCCGGATATGGTACATGCGCGCATCGTTCGCCCTCCTGCTCAGGCTGCCAAATTAACTTCCGTAGCTACGCAGGCAATTTCGAAACTTCCTGGCTTAGCTAAGTTTATACGGATTGGTAGTCTTGTGGCCGTGATAGCAGAAGATGAATATCAGACGATTAAACTCGCTAAAGCAGTATCGCATCATCTCACCTGGGATTATCAAAAAGCGCTACCGGCAAATAGGTCGCTTATGCAGCATATTAGATCACTACCTACGGATAGCAAAATAGATGAAAAAAGCGAGGCTTGGTCTGATAGCACCATAGCCAACTCTCCGGTGAGGCACCGAGCTGCTTATTTTAAGCCGTATATTATGCATGCCGCTAATGGCCCTTCCTGCGGAATTGCACGTTACGAGGACGGAAAGCTTTGGGTATGGACACATAGCCAAGGCGTCTATCCATTACGGGGAGCGCTTGTGGACCTACTTGGATTAGCGGAAGAACATATACATGTTAAAGGCGTTCCCGGTTCGGGTTGCTATGGCCACAATGGTGCAGATGATGTCGCTGCCGAAGCCGCATTACTAGCGATGGAATTTCCGGGTAGGCATGTGCGTTTACAATGGATGCGCGAAGAGGAAAATGCTTGGGAGCCTTACGGTACTGCGATGGTGTTAGAGGTGGAGGCTGGTTTGGATAGCCAAGGCCGTATCAAAGGCTGGAAGTATGATTTATGGTCGGACGATCACGGCGTGAGGCCGGGTGGAGATGCAGACAATTTGATGCCTGCTTGGTATATCGAAAAGGGACACGGAGAGGCTAAGTCCGGATTTAGAGGAGGAGCGACCCGTAATTCGGAGCCATATTACACCATACCACAACTGCATCTGCAATCTCATATTTTTCGAGGCCCACTACGAAGATCCTCCTTACGAGGCTTAGGCGCCTATGCAAATGTGTTTGCGATCGAATCGTTTATGGATGAGCTGGCGGAGAAAGCGAACATAGATCCCATTGATTTTAGGATCCGTCATTTGAATGATGAAAGGGCTATTGCCTGTCTAAAACAACTGGCAAACCAAATTAGAAGCATCAAGAAGCAGAACCAGCAAGGCATCGGTATTGGGTTTGCTCGCTATAAAAATCAGGCAGCCTATTGCGCTGTAGCAGCACACGTACGGGTAGATCAGCAAACCAATAAGGTCGAAGTAATAAAATTATGGGCTGTGGTAGATGCCGGAGAGGTGATCAATCCAGATGGACTGAAAAATCAGATCGAAGGAGGGATGGTGCAGTCCATCAGCTGGGGTCTTATGGAAGAAGTCAATTTTGATGATACGCAGGTCACCAATTTAAATTGGGATTCTTACCCGATTTTACGTTTTCAGGAAGCTCCTGCTATACATATTGACGTGATTGACCACCCCCATGAGGTGCCGCTTGGTGCAGGGGAGGCAGCGCAAGGTCCCGCTACAGCAGCCCTGGTAAACGCAGTCTATCAGGCTACAGGAATCCGTGTGCGACAGCTTCCCGTTATCAAAGCATTGAAGCATAGCGCACTTGGCCTCAAACTCGCTGAGTTATGA
- a CDS encoding sensor histidine kinase yields MVQRYYTTYQILLLSSLVALFLIFPDIVWTPYEMRDMPADRRPFHILFSVLRYVYFTLLVYQLIKVNLEKWSTTSFLKRLLHSAMVVVIAYILYGIISYSLYGRIRHFGSLVLFQFFIVAILSALIGHIYLLYQLQRSKEKEIELLKVENLQSQYDALTNQINPHFFFNSLHGLTSLIRKQNQEATLTYVEKLSDVFRYILRSDKKGLVSVAEELAFVRSFAYMMEVRFANKIHFEIAVNQDVLTDQLPVLSILPLLDNIVVHNTIDSLHPMHIRIDTEQADRLRISSPIFPKIRQPETTGTGLKNLQSRFQLLLNKEVIIEKRMDTFTVTLPLNKIDVV; encoded by the coding sequence ATGGTACAGCGATATTATACAACCTATCAAATTCTTCTGCTCAGTTCGCTGGTGGCGCTATTTCTAATTTTTCCGGATATTGTTTGGACGCCCTACGAGATGCGCGATATGCCCGCAGATCGACGACCATTCCATATTTTATTTTCGGTATTGCGATACGTCTATTTTACGTTATTAGTTTATCAGTTAATCAAGGTGAATCTAGAAAAATGGTCAACTACCAGTTTTTTGAAACGCCTTTTGCATAGTGCAATGGTTGTCGTAATAGCCTATATCTTGTATGGCATTATTTCCTATTCTTTATATGGCCGCATACGTCACTTCGGAAGCCTAGTGTTGTTTCAGTTTTTTATCGTCGCCATCCTCAGTGCGTTGATAGGACATATTTATTTATTGTATCAACTGCAAAGAAGTAAAGAAAAAGAAATTGAATTATTGAAAGTCGAAAATTTGCAAAGCCAATACGACGCGCTTACCAATCAAATAAATCCTCATTTCTTCTTTAACTCTCTTCATGGATTGACTTCGTTGATTCGAAAGCAAAATCAAGAAGCCACACTGACCTACGTGGAGAAACTATCCGATGTGTTTCGATACATACTTAGAAGTGATAAGAAAGGTCTGGTGAGTGTCGCAGAAGAGTTAGCTTTCGTACGTTCATTCGCTTATATGATGGAAGTACGTTTTGCCAATAAGATCCATTTTGAGATTGCCGTAAACCAGGATGTTTTGACCGATCAACTACCGGTGCTGTCTATTCTGCCATTGCTGGATAATATTGTAGTACACAATACAATCGACAGCCTTCATCCGATGCACATCCGTATAGATACGGAGCAAGCAGATCGTTTACGAATCAGCAGTCCTATTTTCCCTAAAATCAGACAGCCAGAAACGACAGGTACGGGGTTGAAAAATTTGCAGAGTCGCTTCCAGCTATTGCTCAATAAAGAAGTAATCATTGAAAAGCGTATGGATACATTTACCGTGACTTTACCATTAAATAAGATTGACGTAGTATGA
- a CDS encoding LytTR family DNA-binding domain-containing protein, whose protein sequence is MKVLIVEDETAAYDSLIAILSEIDPSISIVGNTEGVAQTIQWLQTQSLPDLIFMDIHLSDGHAFMLFEEMLIDVPIIFTTAYDTYAIDAFKVNSVDYLLKPLMNADVESAINKWKRRTQQEMVLYQKSTKDVMEQLSYPEKLLVPQRDKLMPIALNSVACFYTTEKNTSLHLDTGIVLRYAKTLEQITSSLNPKLFYRANKQFIIARESVVDVVVCTDSRLQVNLNIAVPEIIFVSKNRAADFKEWLIQSK, encoded by the coding sequence ATGAAGGTCTTAATTGTAGAAGATGAAACTGCGGCTTACGATAGTTTGATCGCTATTCTGTCGGAGATAGATCCTTCCATCAGCATTGTAGGAAACACCGAAGGAGTAGCACAAACTATTCAATGGTTACAAACGCAGTCATTGCCAGATCTTATCTTTATGGATATCCATTTGTCTGACGGTCATGCTTTTATGCTATTTGAAGAGATGCTAATTGACGTGCCTATTATCTTCACTACGGCGTATGATACGTATGCTATTGACGCCTTTAAAGTAAATAGCGTTGATTACCTTTTAAAGCCTCTGATGAACGCAGACGTGGAGAGTGCAATAAACAAGTGGAAGAGAAGAACGCAGCAAGAAATGGTGCTGTATCAAAAGTCTACAAAGGATGTAATGGAACAATTGTCTTATCCGGAGAAACTGTTGGTTCCTCAGCGTGATAAACTGATGCCTATTGCGCTCAATAGTGTAGCCTGTTTTTATACCACAGAAAAGAATACCAGCTTGCATTTAGACACAGGTATCGTGTTGCGCTACGCGAAGACATTGGAGCAAATTACCTCCTCATTAAATCCAAAGCTATTCTATCGTGCCAATAAGCAATTCATCATCGCTCGAGAAAGTGTGGTAGACGTAGTGGTTTGCACCGATAGTCGCTTGCAGGTTAACTTGAATATTGCCGTTCCAGAAATCATTTTTGTGAGTAAAAATCGGGCAGCCGATTTCAAAGAGTGGCTGATTCAAAGTAAGTAG
- a CDS encoding helix-turn-helix domain-containing protein — translation MNWLTSFASSTIARKNLLLQLEALLDAYYERGEQLELGVPTVNYCADQLNLSANYFGDLIKLETGLPAKTHIQNWIIARAIHKVVCSTYTVSEISYLLGFNYPQHFCRFFKNKVGHTPVAFRKQYTTEDVTASAR, via the coding sequence ATGAATTGGCTTACATCCTTTGCGTCGTCTACTATTGCTAGAAAAAACCTACTGCTCCAATTAGAAGCACTATTGGATGCGTATTACGAGCGTGGCGAGCAACTAGAACTGGGCGTGCCCACCGTTAATTATTGTGCCGATCAACTGAATTTATCGGCAAATTATTTCGGAGATTTGATTAAATTGGAGACGGGATTACCTGCTAAGACGCATATTCAAAACTGGATTATTGCCAGAGCGATTCATAAAGTAGTCTGCTCAACCTATACAGTAAGCGAAATCTCTTACCTGTTGGGGTTCAATTATCCACAACATTTCTGCCGGTTCTTTAAAAATAAAGTCGGACATACACCGGTAGCGTTCCGTAAGCAGTATACCACGGAAGACGTGACGGCGTCTGCTAGGTAA